One Coleofasciculus sp. FACHB-T130 genomic region harbors:
- a CDS encoding molybdopterin-dependent oxidoreductase: MKSSLLPLSICLFLLAFMSGCQNQKPTNAEMEAWRNEAMQKNAAMVAAHTNNRQRQQWNLEIQGKTAAGKSVRLTMQELDAIATTHVRTRSPHNTSNNPDRIFDFRGVAISKLLDKFGITNSKEVTLVAFDSYRATVSIADLRAYPIIIALERDGMPISRSEGGPLSLVFPYTEYPQLEQKYPDRFWAFYVTNLIVGTEPVQLRVGETPLDAKTISQLPQVTIEEAVGYPIGWPIGKVKLTGVRVRDVLAAAGVTLPENGMVIVRGKAPVSRNALNPTRLAANEVRDCDILFATHWGNERNPIPAKMGGPVTLAFPSNCQARYENQRWLTFVEQLEVRK; encoded by the coding sequence ATGAAATCTTCCCTGCTCCCTCTTTCCATCTGCCTCTTCCTGCTAGCCTTCATGAGCGGATGTCAAAATCAGAAACCAACGAATGCCGAGATGGAGGCGTGGAGAAATGAGGCGATGCAAAAAAACGCTGCAATGGTTGCCGCTCATACGAACAATCGACAGCGGCAACAGTGGAATCTAGAAATTCAGGGGAAAACGGCGGCGGGAAAATCCGTGCGGTTGACCATGCAAGAACTAGACGCGATCGCAACCACCCATGTCCGGACGCGATCGCCCCATAATACCAGCAACAACCCCGATCGGATTTTTGACTTTCGGGGTGTTGCTATCTCTAAACTGCTCGACAAGTTCGGCATCACTAATAGTAAGGAAGTAACGCTTGTCGCTTTCGATTCCTACCGTGCCACCGTCAGCATTGCAGACTTGCGTGCGTACCCGATTATCATTGCTTTAGAGCGCGATGGAATGCCCATTTCCCGCAGCGAAGGCGGCCCGCTTTCTCTGGTATTTCCTTACACCGAGTACCCGCAGCTTGAGCAAAAGTATCCCGACCGTTTTTGGGCATTTTACGTGACCAACCTGATTGTCGGTACCGAGCCAGTACAACTGCGCGTTGGCGAAACCCCGCTTGATGCCAAAACCATTAGCCAACTGCCACAAGTCACCATCGAAGAAGCTGTTGGCTACCCGATTGGGTGGCCGATTGGTAAAGTCAAGCTCACGGGCGTGCGGGTGCGGGACGTTCTTGCGGCTGCCGGTGTTACCCTGCCAGAAAACGGTATGGTTATCGTTCGGGGAAAAGCGCCCGTTTCTCGCAATGCCCTGAATCCAACTCGTTTAGCAGCCAATGAGGTAAGAGACTGCGATATTTTGTTTGCCACGCACTGGGGTAACGAACGCAACCCGATTCCTGCCAAAATGGGTGGTCCGGTGACGCTGGCTTTTCCCAGCAATTGTCAAGCTAGGTACGAGAATCAGCGCTGGCTCACGTTTGTGGAACAACTTGAGGTTAGGAAATAA
- a CDS encoding thioredoxin family protein — MVRTASTMLALGTTAPDFQLPDVVSGQTISLATFADKQALLVMFICKHCPFVKHIQGELVQLGKDYVGEEIGIVAISANDASNYPDDAPNSLKAMANELGFTFPLCYDETQETAKAYTAACTPDFFLFDANQSLVYRGQLDDSRPGNDRPVNGKDLRAAIDAVLAGQSIPSDQKPSIGCNIKWKPGNEPTYFPH, encoded by the coding sequence TGGTGCGAACCGCCTCAACCATGTTGGCGCTGGGCACTACAGCCCCAGATTTCCAGTTGCCGGATGTGGTATCTGGTCAAACCATTTCCCTTGCCACCTTTGCCGATAAGCAGGCATTGCTGGTCATGTTCATCTGCAAGCATTGCCCTTTTGTGAAACACATCCAGGGAGAACTGGTGCAGCTTGGCAAGGATTACGTCGGAGAAGAGATTGGAATTGTGGCAATTAGCGCCAATGATGCCAGCAACTATCCAGATGATGCCCCCAACTCACTCAAAGCAATGGCGAATGAGCTGGGATTCACCTTTCCGTTGTGCTACGACGAAACTCAAGAAACTGCTAAAGCTTATACCGCTGCTTGTACCCCAGACTTTTTCCTCTTTGATGCCAACCAAAGTTTGGTTTATCGCGGTCAATTAGATGACAGCCGCCCCGGTAACGATCGACCCGTCAACGGCAAAGATTTACGAGCCGCAATAGATGCAGTGTTAGCCGGTCAATCAATCCCCTCAGACCAGAAGCCTAGCATCGGCTGCAACATCAAGTGGAAGCCGGGGAATGAACCGACGTATTTTCCTCATTAA